The Bosea sp. 685 DNA window GGCGGCCGCTTCAGCCTCGCATTGGCGGTGCTGGGTGCGCTGATCATCCAGGCGATGAACACCGGCATCCTGCTGGCCGGCTTCAGGCCCGAATTCAACCTCGTGGTGAAGGCGGTCGTCGTCCTGGTGGTGCTGCTGGCGCAATCGCCGCGCCTGTCGGGCCTCGGCGTCCTGCTGGCCCGGAGATCGGCATGACGCGCTATCTCCCGGTCATCGTCACCGCCGCCGTCTTCGCGCTCGGCTATGCCATCTGCGCGCTCCAGTTTCCCGCCTTCCTGTCGACGCGCGTGATCGCGGACCTTTTGACCGACAACGCCTTCCTCGGCATCCTGGCGGTCGGCATGACCTTCGTGATCATCTCGGGCGGCATCGACCTGTCGGTCGGTTCGGTCGTGGGGTTCACGACGGTCTTCCTCGCCCTGGCGATCGGGACATGGAACATTCCCCCCTTGCTCGCCTTCATGCTCGTGCTGCTGGTCGCGACGCTGTTTGGCGCCACGATGGGTGCACTCATCCAGGGCTTCGAGATGCCGCCCTTCATCGTGACGCTGGCGGGCATGTTCCTGGCGCGCGGTGCGAGCTTCCTGCTCTCGACCGAGTCGATCCCGGTCACCGCACCGCTCTACAGCGCGATTTCCGACTTCGCGCTGCGCCTGCCCGGCGGCGGCCGGCTGAGCGTCGTCGGGCTGATCATGCTCGCGGTCTTCCTGGCCGGCGGCATCCTGCTCCATCTCACGCGCTTCGGCACGAACGTCTATGCGCTGGGCGGCAGCCGGGTCTCGACCGGGCTGATGGGGATCTCGGTGGGCCGGCACACGATCGCGATCTATGCCCTGTCGAGCTTCCTGGCGGGGCTGTCGGGCATCGTGTTCTCGCTCTACACCTCGTCGGGCTATTCGCTCTCGGCGGTGGGTGTCGAGCTCGACACCATCGCTGCCGTGGTGATCGGCGGCACGCTGCTGACAGGCGGCTACGGCTTCATGATGGGAACGTTCCTCGGCGTTCT harbors:
- the yjfF gene encoding galactofuranose ABC transporter, permease protein YjfF — encoded protein: MTRYLPVIVTAAVFALGYAICALQFPAFLSTRVIADLLTDNAFLGILAVGMTFVIISGGIDLSVGSVVGFTTVFLALAIGTWNIPPLLAFMLVLLVATLFGATMGALIQGFEMPPFIVTLAGMFLARGASFLLSTESIPVTAPLYSAISDFALRLPGGGRLSVVGLIMLAVFLAGGILLHLTRFGTNVYALGGSRVSTGLMGISVGRHTIAIYALSSFLAGLSGIVFSLYTSSGYSLSAVGVELDTIAAVVIGGTLLTGGYGFMMGTFLGVLMQGLIQTYINFDGTLSSWWTKIVTGVLLFAFIAFQQATLALARRSVRGTAAKGTMP